From a region of the Mercurialis annua linkage group LG1-X, ddMerAnnu1.2, whole genome shotgun sequence genome:
- the LOC126663482 gene encoding cation/H(+) antiporter 20: MPVNITSIKTSSNGVWQGDNPLHFAFPLLIVQTTLILVISRFFAFLFKPLRQPKVIAEILGGILLGPSAFGRNKEFMRWIFPKWSIIILESVASIGLLFFLFLVGLELDLTSIRRSGKRAFGIAFAGISLPFICGIGVAYVLRKTVEGEEKVSYGAFIVFMGVALSITAFPVLARILAELKLLTTSIGETALAAAAFNDVAAWILLALAVALAGDEGGGGGGKSHKSPLISIWVLLSGVGFVVFMLLVIAPVMKWVAGRCSPQHGVVNEFYMSLTLAGVMVSGFMTDLIGIHSIFGAFVFGLTIPKGGEFAERLIERIEDFVLGLLLPLYFASSGLKTDVAAIRGGRAWGLLALVITTACAGKIMGTVAVAMMFMIPVREAFTLGILMNTKGLVELIVLNIGKEKKVLTDEAFAILVLMALFTTFITTPTVMAIYKPARTNSTTASTRTHRKLVDHSNDESSGNELRILACLHGPGNVPSLITLIELIRTTNTSQLKLFIMHLVELTERSSSIIMVQRLRKNGLPFINRFRRGDEWHDQVSGAFHAYRQLGRVSVRPTTAISSLSTMHEDICHVAETKKVAMIVLPFHKQWRGEEGGDQSMENVGHGWRLVNQRMLKNAPCSVAVFVNRGFGNGDRTPGPENVAAQRVCVLFFGGADDREAVELGGRMAEHPVTKVSVVRFVKREGLQSKAAVSEHCSPSKSRELKRYSISTATLNPEKEKELDDNALVEFRSKWDGMVEYTEKLEGNIVEGVLAIGRSGDYDLIVVGKGRFPSSMAAELADLPADNEHAELGPIGDVLASSGKGITSSVLVVQQHDLAHAKDAPEKKVKFDKLSADGSSECWWVPPHVGPHLV; the protein is encoded by the exons ATGCCAGTAAATATAACTTCCATTAAAACTTCATCAAATGGAGTATGGCAAGGAGATAATCCTCTTCACTTTGCCTTCCCATTATTGATTGTTCAAACCACATTAATCCTAGTCATCAGCCGATTTTTCGCCTTCCTTTTCAAGCCTCTCCGGCAACCTAAAGTCATCGCCGAGATATTG GGTGGGATTCTGCTGGGGCCATCAGCTTTCGGGCGAAACAAAGAATTCATGCGATGGATTTTTCCTAAATGGAGCATAATAATACTTGAATCAGTAGCTAGTATCGGTCTTCTATTCTTTCTTTTCCTGGTCGGTCTGGAACTCGACTTAACCTCGATTCGTCGGAGCGGAAAACGCGCCTTTGGCATAGCTTTCGCCGGAATTTCTCTTCCTTTCATCTGTGGCATAGGCGTAGCCTATGTCCTTCGCAAAACAGTTGAAGGAGAAGAAAAAGTTAGCTACGGTGCCTTCATAGTTTTCATGGGCGTAGCTCTTTCAATCACAGCATTTCCTGTTTTAGCTCGCATTTTAGCGGAACTCAAACTATTAACAACTTCCATAGGTGAAACAGCTTTGGCAGCCGCCGCATTCAACGACGTAGCTGCATGGATTTTACTAGCTTTAGCCGTTGCTCTAGCCGGAGATGAAGGTGGCGGTGGCGGTGGTAAATCACATAAAAGTCCTTTAATATCAATCTGGGTACTTCTCTCTGGTGTTGGATTTGTTGTATTTATGTTACTTGTGATTGCACCCGTTATGAAATGGGTTGCTGGAAGATGCTCACCCCAACATGGCGTGGTCAATGAATTTTACATGAGCTTAACCCTAGCAGGAGTCATGGTGTCGGGTTTCATGACCGATCTAATCGGAATCCATTCGATTTTTGGTGCTTTTGTATTCGGATTAACTATACCGAAAGGAGGAGAGTTCGCCGAGAGATTGATCGAAAGGATAGAGGATTTTGTGTTGGGTTTGCTTCTTCCCCTATATTTTGCTTCGAGTGGATTGAAGACGGATGTGGCCGCCATTCGCGGCGGGAGGGCGTGGGGGCTGCTTGCCCTTGTTATAACGACAGCGTGCGCCGGAAAGATTATGGGAACGGTTGCGGTGGCGATGATGTTTATGATTCCAGTAAGAGAGGCATTTACTCTTGGGATATTGATGAATACCAAAGGACTTGTAGAACTTATTGTTCTTAATATTGGCAAGGAGAAGAAG GTGTTAACAGATGAAGCATTTGCTATCCTGGTTCTAATGGCACTTTTCACCACCTTCATCACAACTCCAACGGTCATGGCCATTTACAAACCAGCTCGAACCAACTCCACCACCGCCTCTACTCGCACTCACCGGAAACTCGTCGATCACTCCAACGACGAATCCTCCGGAAATGAATTGCGCATTCTCGCATGTCTTCACGGTCCAGGCAACGTACCCTCACTCATAACCCTAATAGAACTAATCAGAACAACCAATACTTCCCAACTCAAACTCTTCATCATGCACCTCGTTGAGCTAACCGAACGATCCTCTTCAATCATCATGGTTCAACGCCTACGTAAAAACGGATTGCCGTTCATTAACCGTTTCCGCCGCGGCGATGAGTGGCACGATCAAGTCTCGGGAGCTTTCCATGCATACAGACAATTAGGTCGGGTTTCGGTCCGGCCAACGACGGCAATCTCTTCATTGTCGACCATGCATGAAGATATTTGTCACGTAGCTGAGACTAAAAAGGTGGCCATGATCGTTTTGCCGTTCCATAAGCAATGGAGAGGAGAAGAAGGTGGTGATCAATCAATGGAGAATGTTGGACATGGATGGAGACTAGTGAATCAGAGGATGCTAAAGAATGCGCCGTGTTCGGTGGCGGTTTTTGTGAACCGGGGATTTGGAAATGGTGATCGAACTCCGGGGCCTGAGAATGTGGCGGCGCAGAGGGTATGCGTGTTGTTCTTTGGTGGAGCTGATGATCGTGAGGCGGTGGAGCTGGGTGGTAGAATGGCGGAGCATCCGGTGACTAAAGTTAGTGTAGTGAGATTTGTTAAAAGAGAAGGGTTGCAGAGTAAAGCTGCTGTGTCTGAACATTGTTCTCCGTCCAAGAGTCGGGAATTGAAAAGATATAGCATTTCCACCGCTACTTTGAATCCTGAAAAAGAAAAG GAACTAGATGACAATGCATTAGTAGAATTCCGAAGCAAGTGGGACGGAATGGTAGAGTATACGGAGAAACTCGAAGGCAACATTGTAGAAGGAGTGTTAGCCATCGGTAGAAGCGGAGACTATGATCTTATTGTCGTCGGAAAAGGACGTTTTCCGTCAAGTATGGCGGCAGAACTAGCAGACCTCCCAGCTGATAATGAGCATGCAGAGTTGGGACCTATAGGAGATGTGTTGGCTTCATCAGGAAAGGGTATTACATCTTCAGTGCTTGTAGTTCAACAACATGATTTAGCTCATGCAAAGGATGCTCCGGAAAAAAAGGTTAAGTTTGACAAATTATCAGCCGATGGATCATCGGAATGTTGGTGGGTCCCTCCACATGTGGGCCCacatttagtttaa
- the LOC130015619 gene encoding uncharacterized protein LOC130015619, whose protein sequence is MNVMFWNCRGIGNPNTRRTLYNNCLGLSLDFLCLAEPKVPFNSIPSSYWRSLGLVRIFGNLDSVSSLWVLASDTIASQFSIIQDDQCVSVDFSFDNVMHRITFVYAKTLAYSRRTLWTDLRQLNFSSPDLWFVIGDFNAVFGAHEKMGGRPPNIQSCSEFITACDDCDLSCINTRGNLFTWSNMRIGDNHIELHLDRALCTQSCYDFWKNISCFTLPRHNSDHNPLMLKCFNSARSGPKPFRFHSMWISHPSFSDFVKNSWSAYPSNSHPMINIQLKLKLLRRDLRKWNVEIFGNLDKNIDKAKEKLNAVQGDISTHGFSESLHQQEIDAHSVLESLLAQQETLAKEKSRIKWLASGDRNTSFYHAISSRKSSLAGINSLDINGTISNDPSTIEQHVIDYFSSLFAANNVSHPVELSTTILDSIPSLVSNGDNEMLTGIPTDEEIKAIVFNMDASSAPGPDGFTGAFFKDCWSIVSYDVCKAVVHFFLSGNITPGFNSSFMILIPKIENALTIDKFRPIILSNFLFKIVTKMLASRLGSIASCIVSSNQFGFVKGRSIDDCISCASECVNLLDLNPKGNMAIKVDIRKAFDSMSWSYIIKVFEAFGFSNKFCSWLLSIFNSARISILFPGGVKGYFSCSRGVRQDDVLIFGQATRKNLKAIQSLFNFYGDISGQIVNWDKSEIYFGKHVTFRRATGCCHLLGIKQGSLPFCYLGVPLFRGAPKRCYFQALADKILSRFGKWKGKLLSMAGRVTLVNSVIRGSFIHSFSIYKWPKSLISLLSRAIKNFVWTGCISVRKNITVSWNTCCLPFDNGGLNLPNLTLLNEALLHKLAWNICSSDSFVFNFLRHRFTNSWGDAIRYPRISSIWSSVKNSFAKVYNSSQWLVEKGSLINFWNSNWLGQSIANRLHLPYAVRKKLHARICDVFRNGDWQIPHIFKNMYPEIINDLNSYTFACKDELIWTNARDGVLSCKSSLLYLRGSLPSLRWNKEIWKPFIPPSRSMLCWRLFHMRIPTDDMLRKAGITLVSVCRFCYACDESITHIFIQCPFAVQIWNAVESLFMVKLDRSSSPLHLFTSSRRHSFGSQVSALFSAAIISSFWTIWKFRNDCTYENITPNISFCLRLIWKAIKEVDIFRVGYSRNSQSELHVLKLLNIKRYIPKAPCIIEVSWKPPPSNWMKVNTDGAALGAPGLAGAGGIFRNYRGFVQRCFAIPLGICFAYEAEMVAVIYAIQEAWRVGWNNIWIECDSLVIVNAIKGGNLAVPWKWKLAWQTCLFYLSKMNWVVTHIFREGNEAADILSKKAVHIGTSLWWSSSPDFLANVIAYNSLGQPNFRFCN, encoded by the exons ATGAATGTCATGTTTTGGAATTGCAGGGGTATAGGTAATCCTAACACTCGTCGCACTCTTTATAATAATTGTTTAGGACTCtctttggattttctttgtttAGCAGAGCCGAAGGTCCCGTTTAACTCCATCCCATCTAGTTATTGGCGTTCTTTGGGTCTTGTTCGGATTTTTGGTAATTTAGATTCTGTTTCTTCTTTATGGGTTTTGGCTTCGGATACAATTGcttctcaattttctattattcAAGATGATCAATGTGTCTCTGTAGATTTTTCATTTGATAATGTCATGCACAGGATTACCTTTGTTTATGCAAAGACTCTTGCCTATTCTAGAAGGACTCTATGGACTGATTTGAGACAATTGAATTTTTCTTCTCCAGATTTATGGTTTGTTATTGGAGATTTCAATGCAGTTTTTGGAGCTCATGAAAAAATGGGTGGTAGACCTCCTAATATTCAGTCTTGTTCGGAATTTATTACAGCTTGCGACGATTGTGATCTCTCATGTATTAATACAAGAGGGAATCTATTTACTTGGTCAAACATGAGAATTGGCGATAATCATATTGAGCTTCATTTAGACAGAGCTCTTTGTACTCAGAGCTGCTATGATTTTTGGAAGAACATTTCTTGCTTCACTTTGCCTCGACACAATTCTGATCATAACCCTTTAATGTTGAAGTGCTTTAATTCCGCTAGATCTGGTCCTAAGCCGTTTCGGTTTCATTCTATGTGGATTtcccatccttctttttcagaTTTTGTCAAGAATAGTTGGAGCGCTTATCCATCAAATTCCCATCCTATGATTAACATTCAGTTGAAGTTAAAGTTGTTGCGCAGAGATCTCCGCAAATGGAATGTTGAAATTTTTGGAAATCTTGATAAGAATATTGATAAAGCTAAAGAGAAGCTTAATGCAGTTCAAGGTGATATATCTACTCATGGTTTCTCTGAGTCTCTTCACCAACAAGAAATTGATGCTCATTCCGTCTTGGAAAGCTTGCTTGCCCAACAAGAGACTTTGGCCAAAGAAAAAAGTAGAATCAAATGGCTTGCTAGTGGTGACAGAAACACGTCTTTTTATCATGCAATTTCTTCTAGAAAATCATCTTTAGCAGGTATTAATTCTCTTGATATCAATGGTACTATTTCTAATGATCCTTCAACTATTGAGCAGCATGTTATTGattatttttcttctctttttgcGGCAAATAATGTTTCACATCCCGTGGAGCTATCTACTACCATCTTGGATTCTATTCCGAGCCTTGTTTCAAATGGTGATAATGAAATGCTAACCGGAATTCCTACTGATGAGGAAATCAAAGCCATTGTTTTTAATATGGATGCTTCAAGTGCGCCAGGACCTGATGGCTTCACAGGGGCTTTCTTCAAAGATTGTTGGAGTATTGTGAGTTATGATGTTTGCAAAGCGGTAGTTCACTTTTTTCTTTCAGGTAATATCACTCCGGGATTTAATTCAAgctttatgattttgataccaAAAATTGAGAATGCCTTGACAATCGATAAGTTCAGACCGATTATTCTCTCAAATTTCTTGTTCAAGATTGTTACAAAAATGCTGGCAAGTAGGTTGGGATCTATTGCTTCTTGCATTGTCTCCAGTAATCAGTTTGGATTTGTGAAGGGTAGAAGCATTGACGATTGCATATCTTGTGCCTCTGAATGTGTTAATCTTCTAGACTTAAATCCTAAAGGTAACATGGCCATCAAAGTTGACATAAGAAAGGCTTTTGACTCAATGAGCTGGTCTTACATTATAAAAGTTTTTGAGGCTTTtggattttcaaataaattttgcaGTTGGCTTTTGTCCATATTCAATTCAGCAAGAATCTCAATTCTTTTTCCAGGAGGGGTTAAGGGATACTTCTCATGTTCTAGAGGGGTGCGTCAAG ATGATGTTTTGATTTTTGGACAGGCCACGAGAAAGAATTTAAAAGCCATTCagtccttatttaatttttatggagATATTTCAGGGCAGATTGTTAATTGGGACAAATCTGAGATTTATTTCGGCAAGCATGTTACATTTAGACGTGCTACCGGGTGTTGTCATTTATTGGGCATTAAACAAGGCTCCTTACCTTTTTGCTACTTGGGTGTGCCTTTATTTCGAGGTGCTCCAAAGCGTTGCTATTTTCAAGCTTTAGCTGACAAGATTCTTAGTAGATTTGGAAAATGGAAAGGAAAGTTGCTATCTATGGCAGGGAGAGTGACTTTGGTTAATTCAGTTATCCGAGGGTCTTTTATTCATTCATTCTCAATCTACAAATGGCCAAAATCCCTTATTTCTTTGCTTTCACGAGCAATAAAGAACTTTGTTTGGACCGGTTGCATTTCAGTTAGGAAAAACATTACAGTGTCTTGGAATACTTGTTGCTTACCTTTTGATAATGGCGGTTTAAATCTTCCTAATCTTACCCTTCTGAATGAGGCACTCCTTCATAAATTAGCTTGGAATATTTGTTCTAGTGATTCTTTTGTGTTTAATTTCCTGCGGCATAGGTTCACCAATTCTTGGGGCGATGCCATCAGATATCCTCGTATTTCTTCCATTTGGAGTTCAGttaaaaactcttttgcaaAGGTGTATAATAGTTCTCAATGGTTGGTTGAGAAGGGATCTTTGATCAATTTCTGGAATTCTAATTGGCTTGGCCAATCTATTGCAAATAGACTACATTTACCTTATGCAGTTAGAAAGAAACTTCACGCTAGAATTTGTGATGTTTTCAGAAATGGAGATTGGCAGATACCTCATATATTCAAGAACATGTATCCAGAAATTATTAATGACTTGAACTCTTACACTTTTGCTTGCAAAGATGAGTTAATTTGGACCAATGCTAGAGATGGGGTTTTGAGTTGCAAATCATCTCTCTTGTATTTAAGAGGTTCTCTTCCGTCATTGAGATGGAATAAGGAAATCTGGAAACCCTTCATTCCCCCTTCAAGATCCATGTTGTGTTGGAGACTTTTTCACATGCGCATTCCTACTGATGATATGCTGCGTAAAGCGGGCATTACTCTGGTCTCAGTTTGTCGTTTTTGCTATGCCTGTGATGAGTCTATTActcatatttttattcaatGTCCTTTTGCAGTGCAAATTTGGAATGCTGTAGAGAGTCTCTTTATGGTAAAATTGGACAGATCCTCTTCTCCGCTTCACCTTTTCACTTCATCTAGAAGACATTCCTTTGGTTCTCAAGTCAGTGCTCTTTTTTCAGCTGCCATCATCTCAAGTTTTTGGACTATTTGGAAATTTCGAAATGATTGCACTTATGAGAATATTACGCCAAACATCTCCTTTTGTTTGCGCCTTATTTGGAAGGCTATTAAGGAAGTTGACATTTTTCGAGTGGGCTATTCTAGAAACTCTCAATCAGAACTTCATGTGTTAAaacttttaaacattaaaagatATATTCCTAAAGCTCCATGCATTATTGAAGTTAGTTGGAAACCTCCTCCAAGTAATTGGATGAAGGTAAACACTGATGGTGCTGCTCTTGGTGCTCCTGGTTTAGCGGGAGCTGGAGGGATCTTTAGGAACTACAGAGGTTTTGTTCAACGTTGTTTTGCTATCCCTCTTGGTATTTGTTTTGCTTATGAGGCTGAAATGGTTGCAGTTATTTATGCTATTCAAGAAGCTTGGCGTGTGGGGTGGAACAATATTTGGATTGAATGTGATTCACTTGTTATTGTTAATGCAATTAAAGGAGGCAATTTAGCTGTGCCTTGGAAGTGGAAATTAGCTTGGCAAActtgtttgttttatttgtcTAAGATGAATTGGGTAGTCACTCATATTTTTCGAGAAGGAAATGAAGCTGCAGACATTCTTTCTAAAAAAGCAGTGCACATTGGGACCTCTTTATGGTGGAGTTCGTCTCCTGATTTCTTGGCTAATGTTATCGCCTATAACAGTTTGGGTCAACCAAATTTTcgattttgtaattaa
- the LOC126663639 gene encoding uncharacterized protein LOC126663639 — MFSYPKKQQPSPSENNTSSKPSFASIVAANQQSLLPPSVSESLPVDIGGFVSIKVSQSVYEHRVNSCKNSLIGRVTLTKGESPWKQIDLKSKLTGIWNLDSNWKLISLGRGFYHILLSNEETLKAIWSRGSIGLKPGILRLLPWTPGFNPEEQKSTTTQVWVRIHKLPWEFWDKQLLAEISRGIGVPLKIDHNTINGELGHFARVLVDMDLSKSIHHTLRVETADSKFWVDLVHENLFELCTTCLSIGHSSLNCRRNINQKDFNLGQSKDVKPANDKKDPEPDRGRSLTRKIWKRKQSPSDVPIRKALATIQKDIAGDLNPLEQSFLIPNKVIDKDDPANPVLDVDDPANPVLNVATPTLACTEESPSCSEFLAIANKSWADEVEEESDSEGEWKQVSTFDASPTKT; from the exons ATGTTCTCGTACCCTAAAAAGCAACAGCCATCACCAAGTGAAAATAATACTTCTTCTAAACCCTCTTTTGCTTCGATTGTCGCTGCTAATCAACAAAGTTTATTGCCTCCTTCTGTCTCTGAATCTCTACCAGTTGATATCGGTGGATTTGTGTCAATTAAAGTATCACAAAGTGTGTATGAGCACCGTGTAAACTCTTGCAAAAATTCTTTAATTGGTCGGGTTACCTTAACAAAAGGGGAATCGCCATGGAAACAGATTGATCTCAAATCAAAATTGACAGGAATTTGGAATTTAGATTCCAATTGGAAATTAATCTCCCTAGGACGTGGCTTTTATCACATCCTATTGTCTAATGAGGAAACTTTGAAAGCAATCTGGAGCAGAGGTTCTATTGGTCTCAAACCAGGAATTTTGCGTCTGCTTCCTTGGACGCCAGGTTTTAATCCTGAAGAACAGAAATCTACCACCACTCAGGTTTGGGTGCGCATTCATAAACTTCCTTGGGAATTCTGGGATAAACAACTATTAGCTGAAATATCAAGAGGAATTGGAGTGCCTCTTAAAATTGATCACAACACCATTAATGGAGAATTGGGGCATTTTGCTAGAGTCCTTGTGGATATGGATCTTTCTAAATCTATTCATCATACCCTACGAGTTGAAACTGCAGATTCCAAATTTTGGGTGGATTTGGTTCATGAAAACTTGTTTGAACTTTGCACTACTTGCTTGTCTATTGGTCATTCTTCCCTGAATTGCAGACGCAATATTAATCAAAAAGATTTCAATTTAGGACAAAGCAAGGATGTAAAGCCTGCTAACGATAAAAAAGATCCTGAGCCAGATAGGGGAAGGTCGTTAACTAGGAAAATTTGGAAACGTAAGCAGTCTCCTTCTGATGTTCCTATTAGAAAAGCTTTGGCTACAATTCAAAAGGATATTGCTGGGGATTTGAATCCTCTTGAACAAAGCTTTTTAATTCCTAATAAAGTCATTGATAAGGATGATCCTGCTAATCCAGTTCTTGATGTGGACGATCCTGCTAATCCAGTTCTTAATGTGGCTACACCTACTTTGGCTTGTACCGAAGAATCCCCTTCATGTTCAGAATTTTTGGCAATTGCTAATAAATCCTGGGCTGACGAAGTTGAGGAAGAGAGTGATTCAGAAGGAGAATGGAAACAAGTTTCGa CATTCGACGCGAGCCCCACCAAAACTTAA